In Prunus dulcis chromosome 2, ALMONDv2, whole genome shotgun sequence, a single genomic region encodes these proteins:
- the LOC117617339 gene encoding SKP1-like protein 1A — MASVEMKKITLKSDDGEIFEVEEAVAMQSQTIKHMMEDDCADGAIPLPNVTSYILAKVIEYCRKHSEEATDGEDKEDILKNFTDGENKEDILKKATNGDNKKDIPNDWDAEFAKLDQGTLFHLMMTANYLDIKGLLDLTAETAAGMIKGKKPEEIRETFNIKNDFTPEEEKKIRQENQWAFE, encoded by the coding sequence ATGGCCTCCGTtgagatgaagaagataacCCTGAAGAGCGACGACGGTGAGATCTTCGAGGTGGAGGAGGCTGTGGCCATGCAGTCGCAGACCATCAAGCACATGATGGAGGACGATTGTGCTGATGGCGCAATACCTCTGCCGAACGTGACCAGCTACATCCTAGCGAAGGTGATCGAGTACTGCAGGAAGCACAGTGAAGAGGCCACTGATGGCGAGGACAAAGAGGACATTCTGAAGAACTTCACCGATGGCGAGAACAAAGAGGACATTCTGAAGAAGGCCACCAATGGCGACAACAAAAAGGACATTCCGAATGACTGGGACGCTGAGTTCGCGAAGCTGGACCAGGGCACTTTGTTTCACCTAATGATGACTGCAAATTATCTCGACATCAAGGGCCTGCTGGATTTGACTGCCGAAACTGCGGCGGGCATGATCAAGGGAAAGAAACCTGAAGAGATCCGTGAGACCTTCAACATCAAGAATGACTTCACACctgaggaagaaaagaagat